The Angustibacter sp. Root456 genome includes the window GGGTCGGTGACGGCCGGTTCGCGGGAGGCGCTTGCGCTGGATGTTATCGATAGTCGATAGTATCGACATTCGATAAACAATCCGGGGAGACCTCATGACCACACCGACCCGCCAGGGCGCCAACGAGCTCGCGGTCGTCGAGTGGCTGCTGCGCGGCGCCGCGGTGCTGGCCGCCGCCGCCGCGCTCTGGATGCTGCTCGGCGCCAACGGCCTCGGACTGGTCAGCTCCTACGGGCGGCCGGGTGCGCCGTCCGACGCGAGCCTGGTGATGAACGAGCGCGTCACGATCGAGGGGGAAGCCGGGCTGGCGACCGTGCGCGCAGCCAACCAGCAGCTCGGGTCGCTCGAGCAGCGCTCCGACGCGGTCGCGGCGTCCGGTCGGCGCGGGCCCAACCTCGCGGAGGTGGAGGGCCCCACCGACGTCACGGTGCAGTTCTGGAGCCCGACCGGCCCGCAGCGCTGGGCCTGGCTGCTCGTGCGCGTCGTGCCCGCCGCCTTCGCGGCCATCGGCCTGTGGCTGCTGGCGGCGCTGACCCGCAGCGCCCACCGCGGCTCGCCCTTCACCCGGCGCAACGTGCACCGGCTCATGCTGCTGACGAGCCTGGTCGCGGCCGGCGGCCTCATCGGCGACTGGGGTGCCGCGCTGGTGCGCATGTGGTTGATCGACAGCAGCGATCTCGGCTCGCTCGTGTCGCCCGGCGCGGAGCTGAGCTTCGCCTTCCTCGGCGTGGTGCTGCTGCTGGGCGTCGTGACCGAGGTCTGGCGGCGCGGCGTCGCGATGCGCGAGGACCTGGACGGCCTGGTGTGAGCGGCGGCGAGGACGCAGAGGCCCACCGCATCGCGTGTCGGCTCGACGTCCTGCTCGAGGAGCGCGGAATCACCCTCACCGAGCTCTCGGCGCGGGTCGGGGTCTCGGTGGTCAACCTCAGCGTGCTCAAGAACGACCGGGCGCGCGCGATCCGCTTCTCGACGCTCACCGCGATCTGCGAGGCACTCGACTGCCAGCCGGGCGACGTCCTCACCCTCGCGCCGTGAGTGCCGACTAGTGACGAGTTCTCAACCCTCGGCGCGCGCAGAAGGGTTCGCGTCGCGTCACAAGTGGTGACGGTCAGACGAGGTCGAGCGCGATGTCGAGGATCGGGCTGGAGTGGGTGAGGCCGCCGACCGAGAGGTAGTCGACCCCGGTGAGGCCGTACTCGCGTGCGTGCTCGAGCGTCAGCCCGCCGGTGCCCTCGATCTCGACGCGCTCGGGCGTCGCGGCGCGGACGGCGTCGACGGTCTCGCGCAACAGGTCGACGGACATGTTGTCGCACAACAGGAATCGCGCCCCGGCGCCGACGGCCTCGAGCGCCTCGGCCACCGTGGTCACCTCGACCTGCACCTCGACGTCGGGGTAGCGCGCGCGCACCGCCTCGTAGGCCGCGCGCACCGAACCCGCGGCGATCTTGTGGTTGTCCTTCACCATCGCGACGTCGTACAGCCCCATGCGCTTGTTGGTGCCGCCGCCGCAGCGCACGGCGTACTTCTCCAGGGCGCGCAGCCCCGGCGTCGTCTTGCGGGTGTCGAGCACCGTGGCGCCGGTGCCGTCGAGCACCTCGGCCCAGCGGCGCGTGTGCGTCGCGACGCCGGACATGCGGCACACCAGGTTGAGCGCCGTCCGCTCGCCGGTGAGCAGCGCCTGGGTGGGGCCGGTGACCTCGGCCAGGACGTCCCCGCGGCGCACGCTCGCGCCGTCCTGCGCGCGCAGCGTCACCTGCGGCTGCGGGCAGCCGAGGCGGCGGGCGACGTCGTCCCAGACCAGGGCGAAGACCGCCAGGCCGGCCACGACGCCGTCGGCCCGCGCGACGACCCGTCCGGTCGACTGCTGGTCGAGCGGGATGGTCGCCGAGGCCGTGACGTCGACGCCGTCCGGGCCGCCGAGGTCCTCGTCGAGCGCCCGCCGGACGACGTCGCGCGCGTCGTCAACGTCGAGCGGCGGGGTGACGGCGGGCGGCGCGGGCTGGCTCACGAGCGGCACCCTAGCGAAGCGCTGCGCCCCGACTTTGCACGCCGTGCCAGCACTTCACGCGGCCAGCACGCCGCGTGAAGTGCTCGGGGACCTACTTCACGTGAACACCGGGGAAGGCGAGTAGGTGGTGGTGAGGGTGCCGTCGGGGGCGCGGCGGGTCGTGAGGTGGCCGCGGCAGCGGGCGTCGTCGCGGTCGGGGAAGTCGGTGCGCAGGTGGCCGCCACGGGTCTCCTCGCGCTGGGCGGCGACTTGCGCGAGCAGCGACCCCACCTGGTGCAGGTTGGTGGTCTCCCAGGCCGCCGAGCCCGCAGCCTCGGTGGTGCACTCCGCTAGAGCCGCAAGCTCGAAACCGGTGTGCTGCAACGACTCGGCGCTCCGGACTGCACCGGCGCCAGCCGTCATGGCGAGCTGGACGTCGATGCGCCGCTCGGGGTCGAGCAGCGTCTCGCCGCCCGGCCGCTCCACCGGCTCGGACGACGGCAGCTCGCCCGCAGCCAGCCGCGCCGTCAGGTCGTCGGCGATGCGGTGGGCGAACACGAGGCCCTCGAGCAGCGAGTTGGAGGCCAACCGGTTGGCGCCGTGCACCCCCGAGCACGCCACCTCGCCGCAGGCGTAGAGCCCTTCGAGCGAGGAGCGGCCGTGCAGGTCGGTGGCGACGCCACCACTGGCGTAGTGCTGCGCCGGCGCCACGGGCAGCAGGTCGGTGGCCGGGTCGAACCCGAGCGAGCGGCAGCGCTCGACGATCGAGGGGAACCGCCGCTCGAGGAACTGCGACCCCAGGTGCCGCGCGTCGAGGTAGACGTGCGAGGAGCCCTCGGCGTGCATGCGGTCGACGATCGCCCGCGACACGACGTCGCGCGGCGCCAGATCGGCCAGCTCGTGCACCGCCGCCATGAACCGCTCGCCCGCACCGTCGACCAGCACCGCACCCTCGCCGCGCACCGCCTCGCTGATGAGCGGCTGCTGTCCGCGCGAGCCTGCGCCCAGCCACAGCACCGTGGGGTGGAACTGCACGAACTCCAGGTCGCGGACGTCGGCCCCGGCCCGCAGCGCCGCGGCCATGCCGTCTCCCGTGGCCACGGCGGGGTTGGTGGTCGCGGCGTACACCTGCCCCAGACCGCCGGTGGCGAGCACGACCGCCCGCGCGAGCGCCGCACCGACGCCGTCGCGCATGCCTTCACCCAGCACGTGCAGCGTGGTGCCGCAGACCCGGCCGGTGGCATCCTGCAGCAGGTCGACGACGAGCGCGTGCTCGATGACCTCGATACCGGGGTCGTGGCGCACCGCCTCCAGCGCGGCGATGAGCGCCCGTGAGATCTCGCGGCCCGTCGCGTCGCCGCCGGCGTGCGCGATGCGGTCGCGGTGGTGGCCGCCCTCTCGCGTCAGGGCGATCTCCCCCTCGGGCGTGCGGTCGAACTCGGCGCCCATCGCGACCAGCTCGCGCACGCGCGCCGGCCCCTCGGTGACGAGCGCCCGCACCGCCTCGACGTCGCACACGCCGACGCCCGCGGCGAGGGTGTCCTGCAAGTGCTCCTGGGGCGAGTCGGCCGGGTCGAGCGCCGCGGCGATACCGCCCTGCGCCCAGCGGGTCGAGCCCTCGTCGAGCACCGTCTTGGTCACGAGCAGCACGCGGTCGACCCGCTGGCGCAGCCGCAGCGCGGTGGTCAGGCCGGCGATGCCCGAGCCGACCACCACGACGTCGGCGCTGGTGGTCCAGCCGGGCGGCGGCGCCACGAGCCGCCGGGGGATCGTCAGAGCCACGCCCGGCTCACCCCTGCGAGCCCGAGAAGGCGGGCAGCGCTCCGCCGTCCGGCCCCAACCGCACGGGCACGTTGTCGATGAGCCGCGTCGTGCCCACCCGGGCAGCAACGGCCAGCAGCGCCTCGCCGCGGTACCACTCCGGCACGTCCTCGAGCGTCTCGGGGTGAACCAGCACGAGGTAGTCGACGAGCACGAGCGGCTCGGCGACGAGCACGGCGCGCGCGGCCCGACGGACGGCGCTCGGCCCCTCCGCCGCGATCTCGGCCCCGGCGTGGAGCGCCCGGGACAGGGCGAGCGCGGCCTCGCGGTCGCTCGGCGTCAGGTAGACGTTCCGACTGCTCATGGCGAGGCCATCGGCCTCGCGCACGGTGGGCACGGCGACGACCTCGAGCGGGAAGTCGAGGTCTCGGGCCATGCGCCGGATCAGCAGGAGCTGCTGGGCGTCCTTCTGGCCGTAGTAGGCGAGGTCGGGCCGCGTGAGGTGCAGCAGCTTGCCCACCACGGTGAGCACGCCGTCGAAGTGGCCCGGCCGCGACTGGCCCTCGAGCACGTCGCCCAGAGGTCCGGCGCTCACGCGGACGCCGGGGTCGCCGTCCGGGTAGACGACGTCAGGGCTCGGGGTGAAGACGAGGTCGACGCCCTCACGCGCGCAGATCGCCAGGTCGCTGTCGATGGTGCGCGGGTAGCGCGAGAGGTCCTCACGCGGGCCGAACTGCAACGGGTTGAGGAAGATCGTGACGATGACGTGGCGGGCGCGCCGACGCGCCACCTTGATGAGCGACGCGTGCCCCTCGTGCAGGGCACCCATCGTCATGACGACGGCGACGTCGCCGTCGTCCAGCGCTGCGCGGGCCACCGCCAGCTCCTCGCGCGTGTGCGCGACGACCGGTGTGGACGTGGAGGTCGGCGTGGTCACTCAGGCTCCTTCGAACGGGCCAGGACGTCGAGCAGGTTCTCCGCGACCTGGGGTGACAACCGACCGGACGCCAGGGCCCGCACCGCCGTGGCCCGGGCGAGCGCGACGTACGTCGGCAACACGTCCGGGGTCTCGTGGGTGAGCTCGCGCACGTGCGCGGCCACCGTACCGGCGTCACCGCGCACCACGGGGCCGGTGGTCGCCGCGTCGCCGCTGCGCAGCGCACCGTCGAGGGCCGCCGACAGCAGCGGGGCGAGCACGCGGTCGGGGCTCTCGACGCCCGCGCCGCGCAGCACCTGCAGCGCCTGCGCGACGAGCGTGACGAGGTGGTTCGAGCCGTGAGCGAGGGCCGCGTGGTAGCGGGGCCGATCGGCCTCGGCCACCCACACCGGCTCGGCACCCATCTCGAGCACCAGGGCCTCGGCCACCGGCCGCGCCGCCTCGGGTGCCGTGACACCGAAGCAGCAGCCCTCGAGCCGCTCAAGATCGACGGCGGTGCCGGCGAAGGTCATCGCCGGGTGCAGCGCCAGGGGGATGACGTGGTGCGCGACGGCCGGCTCAAGCACCGACACCCCGAACCGGCCACTGGTGTGGACCACGATCTGCCCCGCCTGCCAGGCGCCGGTCTCGGTGAGGCCCTGCACCAGCGCCGGCAGCTCGTCGTCCGGCACGGTGAGCAGCACCAGCTCGGCTGCGGCCACCACCTCGGGCACGGGCACGACCGGGACGCCCGGCAGCAGCCGCTCGGCGCGGTCGAGCGACGCGGCGCTCACGCCGCTGGTGGCTACCACGCGGTGACCAGCGCGCGCGAGGGCCGCACCCAGCACGGCGCCGACGCGGCCGGCACCGACCACGCCGACGTCGAGCCGCGCGGGACGCTCGCCCGCGGGCGTCAGGTCGAGGCTGCCGACATCCACGGACGCGACGCTAGTGCGTGGCGTCCCACCCCGGGCGCCCCGGGCCATGACTTCGGATCCACGGTGCACGCCTGGGGCGGCGCTGGGGGCGTGCGCGGTCGCTACGCTCGGCGCATGGGACGGCACGAGCGGCTCGCGAGTCTCGCGCAGCTCGACCGCGACGGCCTGGTGGTGGCCGACCTCGGCTGCGGCACGGGGCGCACGGTGCGCAAGCTGCTGGAGACCACGCCCGCACCCGCCACCGTGCACGCCGTCGATCACGGCTCCGACCTCGATGACGACCTGCTCCACGACTCGCGCGTGGTGTCCCGAGTCGCCGACCTCGACGCCCCCCTGCCCTTCGACGACGCGACGATCGACCGCATCGTGTCGATGAACGTCGCCGAGAACCTGCTGGACCCGCCGGGCTTCCTTCGGGAGTGCTTCCGGGTGCTGCGGCCCGGTGGCTTGGCGGTGATCGGGCACACCGACTTCGACACCGCGCTGTTCACGAGCGACGACGACGCGTTGACCCGGCTGCTGGTCGACCGCTTCGTCGGCGTCGTCCCGTCGTGGCAGAGCCGAGCCGACGGCTTCATGGGCCGCAAGCTGCTGCGGCTGGCCGCCGACTCGCCGTTCGAGCTCGCCGACGTGCGGTCCTGGGCCGACCCGCACCGACGGTTCGACGAGGGGTCGCTCGCGTGGAAGATCGCGATGGGTATGCTCGCGGCCGCGGCTGACGACGAGGAGCTCTCGGCACGCGCAGGCGGATGGGTGGAGTCAGTGCGTCGGCTGGCCGACCAGGGGCGGTTCCTGTTCGCCATCACCGACGTGGTCGTGGTGCTGCGGCGTCCATGACGTTCGTCGCGTGGGACGTCGCCTGGCACGAGGCGCTGTACGGCCGCAACGGGTTCTACCGCCGCCCAGGCGGCCCGGCGGCGCACTTCCGCACGAGCGTGCACGCGTCGGATCTGTTCGCCGATGCCCTGCTGCGCCTGGCCCAGCGCGCCGGGCTGGGCCGCGTGGTCGACATCGGCAGCGGGCGCGGTGAGCTGTTGATGTCGTTGCGGCGCAGCGCAGCTGCCCGCGGGATCGCGGTTGAGCTCATCGGCTGCGACGTCGTCGACCGGCCGCCAGACCTTGCACCGGACGTGATCTGGGCCCAGTCGGACGGCGGCGCCGACGTCCCAGAAGCGTTGCGGCCGTGGTTGCGTGGCGCCCTGGTCGTGGCGCACGAGTGGCTGGACGACGTGCCGTGCCCCGTCGTCGAGCGGGCCGACGACCTCACCTGGCGCGTCGTGGAGGTCGACGCCTCGACCGGTCGCGAGCGGTTGGCCGGCCCCGTCGGCCCCCGCGAGAACCACTGGCTCGAGCGGTGGTGGCCGTCGGTGGACCCGCACGCCGGTGACCGCGCCGAGGTGGGCACCTCCCGCGACGACGCCTGGGGTTCCCTCGTGCGACAGGCGACGGACGCGCTGCTGCTGGCGGTCGACTACGGCCACGACCGGGAGACGCGACCGCCCCGCGGCACCCTCACCGGCTACCGCGACGGCACCGTGTGCCCACCCGTGCCCGACGGCTCGTGCGACGTCACCGCGCACGTGGCCGTCGACGCTCTGGCCGCCGCCGGCGAGCGGGCCGGCGCGGTGAGCAGTCACGGCACCACCCAGCGCGAGGCGCTCCTCGGTCTCGGCGTCGACGGCTCGCTCCCCTCGCCCGCCACCGCGGCGGGCGACCCGCTGAGCTACCTGCGGGCGGTGAGCGCGGCGAGCCACGCCGGTGAGCTGCTCGACCGGGCCGGGCTCGGCGCCTTCCGGTGGCTGATGCAGTCGACCGCCCACGACCGAGCCGAACCCCGCACCCTGCTCCACTCAGCGTGACCACCTCGGCACTTTCAGCGACGGGCGCGCGGGCGGATTGGACAGCGTCGCCACGGTTTGGCGACTCTGGGCCGGTGCCGCATTCCCGACGTGTCGCCGCCGCCCTGCTCGGCGCGACGGCCCTGGCTGCCGCCCTCAGCGGGTGCGGCGGCGCTGGCGGGGCCTCGCCGCGCACGACGGTGACGGTCACGACCTCGAGCCAGCCGACCCACACGGCCACCCCGACGCCGACCGCGACGAGCGACGTCAAGGGCCGCCACTTCGACCTCGGCACCGTCACCGACGTCGCGACGGTGGGCGGCGTCACGGTCATCGAGCTCGACCGGTGGACACTGCCGGGCACGAGCGACACGGACATCGCCCGGAACGGCATCGAGGTCGTCCCTCATCGCGACGTCCGCTACACCAACCAGAACACCGAGAAGACCTACACCGCGCCGGTGGCCGACGGCGCGATCGTGGTGGTCAACCGCTGCGTGCCGGGCACCGGCGGCGAGCTCGGGCTGGAGTCGACGCCGCAGAGCGCCACGACGTGGCTGAAGAACGCCGACAGTCGCGACGTCCTCGTCGTGACGTACGACGACCAGGGCCGCGTCACCCGGCTCGACACCGACCCGCGCTGCGCCTGACCGCTCAGCCGCGCACCGGCACCGACTCGTAACCGCGCAGCACGAACGTCGGACGCCGCGTCGGTTTAGCCGCCAGCTCGAGCGCCGGGTAGCGCCGCAGGAGCGCCGGCAGCGACGTCTGCAGCTCCAGCCGCGCCAGCGGAGCACCCAGGCAGAAGTGGATGCCCGCACCGAACGCGAGGTGCGGGTTGGGTGCGCGGTCGACGACGAAGCGGTCGGCGTCGGCGAACACGTCGGGGTCACGGTTGGCCGCACCGAGCAGCGCGGCGACCTTGTGACCCTGGGGGATCCGCACCGTGCGGTCAGGGAGCTCGAGCTCGACGTCCTGCGTGGCCGTGCGCTCGAAGAGGTGCAGCGGCGAGTCGTGGCGCAGCATCTCCTCGACCCCGAGCGCCACGAGCGACGAATCAGAGACGTTGCGCCGCAACGTCTCCAGTTGGTCGGGAGCAGACAGCAGCGACACCAGGCCGTTGCCGAAGCCGTTGACGCTCGCCTCGTGTCCGGCGTTGAGCAGCAGCACCACCGTGGCGATGAGCTCGTGGTCGTCGAGCTTGTCGCCGCCGTCGCGCACCTGGACGAGATGGGTGACGAGGTCGTTGCGCGGGTCGGCGCGCCGCGCGGCGGCGAGCTCCTGAACGTAGGCGGCGAACTCGCCGCAGGCCGCGCGCGCCGCGGCCTCCTGCTGCGGCGTCCGGTCGACCTCGTACATCCGCACGATGGCCTGCGACCACGGGCGCAGCAGGTGCTGGTCGGTCTCGGGCCAGCCGAGCAGCTCGGCGATCACCAGCACCGGCAGGGGTTCGGCGTAGTCGCCGATGACGTCGAAGGAGCCGGAGTCGGCCAGCGCGACGTCGCACTCGTCGAGCAGGCCCTCGGCGAGCTCGGCGACGCGCGGTCGCAGCCGCTCGACGTGGCCCCGACCGAACGCCGCGGCCACCAGGCGACGCAGGCGGGTGTGCTTCGGCGGCTCGCTGTCGAGGATGGAGTCCGCGTGCAGCCAGTTGAAGGTGCCCCAGTCGGACTCCGGTGCGCGCGGGGCGAAGACGCGGCCGAGGCGCCGCTCACGCAGCACGACGTCGGCGGCGCGATGGGTGAGGGTCACGGCCTGGCCGAGCCCTTCGTGCCAGAGCAGCGAGCCCTGCCGGCGCGCCTCGTCGAAGGCCGAGTACGGGTCGGCGATGAAGGCCGGGTCGCGGACGTCGAACGCCGCGCGCAGCGGCTCGAGCGAGGTGTCCGGGCTGGTCGGCGCGGTGGCGGTCATCGAGGTCCTCCTGGGGCCTGCATCCAACGTCCCTGGTCGAGGTCGCCGCGGCGAGCCCGCGCTGCGCGTCCGCGCTCGGCCTGCTGGTCGAGCAGGTCACCGGCCACGTCGGTGGGCAGGTGCGCCACGGACGGCGCGATCGGCCCCTGCGTGGAGTGAACCTCGAACGTGGCGACGCCGAGCCGTCGCTGCAGCGGTCCCTGTCGCACGCCCAGGCTCTGCGTGCGAGCGTGCGGGACGACGTCCAGCTCGCGCACGAGCACGCCTCGGCGCATCAGCAGGACGTCGTCGAGCACGCTCACCCCGTGCCGCCGCCAGCCGATGGGGTCGATCCAGCGCGTGCGCCGAGGAGCGACGACGAAGCCGCCCGCGGTGTCGGTGCCCGTGAGGCCGGCCTTGATGGCCCGCATGGTGGGCCCGGCGGCGTCCTCGGTGAGGCTGGGCGCGAGGGCCGGCAGCGCCAGGCGCAGCACCAGGAGCGCCTCAGCGCGCGAGCCGACGGTGAGCAGCACGTTCTCCTGGCCCGCGGAGTCCTGGCCGGCGTCGCTGCCCCCGCGTCCACCGGAGTACCCGGCGACGTTCACCTCGAGCTTCCACCAGTCGCGCGAGCGCCAGAGCAGCGGCTGGCGCAGGCGCACGACCTGCACGCGGCCGGGCGGCACGGTCTGAGCGCGCGTGGTGAGCAGCCCGTGGTGCAAGCGGATGCCGTCCGGCGAGGTGGCCACCCGGAAGCCGAACGCCGACGTGAACCTCGCCCACGCTGTGCCGCCGACGCCGAGCACCACGGGGAGGAATCCCGCGAGCACCGCAGGCTCTCGAGTCACCGCCACCGTGACGACGCCGGCCGCCAGCGCCAGGACCGCCACGACCGAGACCCCGCTGCGGGCGAACGACTCCAAGGTCGTCGGCACCGACACGGTGAGCACCTCGTGCTCGGGAGCCTCGGGAGCGACCTGCCCGACGTACTCGACGCCGGCTGCCCGCGCCAGCAGGGTGTTGCGCAGCTGCTGGGCGTCCGCCTCCCGCAGCAGCGACAGCGAGATGGCGGAGTCCTTGCCGCCCGCCACCTCGAGCTTGAGCTCGGCCAGCCCGAAGAACCGCGCGAGCAGCGGTCGCACGACGTCGATGGCCTGCAACCGGTCGAGCCGCGCCTGGCGCTGCTGCCGGAACAGCACGCCGGTGTGCAGCTGCAGGGTGTCGCCCTCGACCCGGTACGCCGCGCGTTGCCAGGCGAGCAGCGCGTACACGCCCCCGACGAGCGCCGCGCCGGCGATGACGGCCAGGCTGATCAGCGCCTCCTGACGCGAGGGCAGGCCGTGGCTCACGAGCTCGTCGCCCCGCTGCTGGGCGATGACCGCCACGAGCACGGCGACGACCTTCCACCCGCGCACCAGCGGCGTGAGCGGGTGCAGTCGGTGCCACGTGCCGTCGGCGGTGTCGTCGGCGGTGACGTCGCCGGTGACCGGGCCGGCACCGCCTTCGGTCGGTGCGCTCACAGGCCGGCCAACCGCGCCTCGCCGCGTTGGGCCAGGCGGTCACGCAGTCGGGCCGCCTCGTCGGGCACGAGGCCGTCGATCGAGGCGTCGGTGCCGGGCGAGGCGGTGTGCAGCTGCACGGACGAGTAGCCGAGCTTGCGCGCGAGCGGACCAGCGGCGACGTCCACGAACTGCATGCGGCCGTAGGGCACCACGACGATGTTCCGGAACATGACGCCGTGCCGCACGAGCAGGTCGTCGGCGCGCTCGACGTAGCCTATCGCGCGCACCTGGCGGCCGATGAGCCACCACGCCCACGCCAGGGCCAGCACCGGCACCGCTACCAGGGCCAGCAACCACGAGACCGCGCTCAGCACTGCGGCCGCCACCACCGCGATCGCGACGACGGCGCAGACCACGCCGACGACGAGCCGCCGGCCCGTCGCGAGCCGGTCGGAGACCGGGTGCCAGGTGACGTCGTCCGGCGCGAAGGGGTCCACGGCGCCATGCTGGCACACCAGCGGGCTCCGCCGTGGTGGCACACGTGATGGCAGACTCGGGGCCGTGACCCAGGCCCAGACCGGACGCGAGCTGACCGTCGGCGTCGGCGCCGGCGGCCTGGCCACCGCCGACATGGTGCTCAATATCGGCCCGCAGCACCCGGCCACCCACGGCGTGCTGCGGCTGCGGCTGGTCGTGGACGGCGAGCGGATCGTCAGCGCCGATCCCGTGATCGGCTACATGCACCGCGGCGCGGAGAAGCTGTTCGAGGTGCGCGACTACCGGCAGATCATCGTGCTGGCGAACCGGCACGACTGGCTGTCGGCGTTCGCCAACGAGCTCGGTGTGGTGATCGGCGCCGAGCGGATGCTCGGCATGGAGGTGCCCGAGCGGGCCGTCTGGGCCCGCACGCTGCTGGCCGAGCTCAACCGGGTGCTCAACCACCTGATGTTCCTCGGCTCGTACCCGCTGGAGCTGGGCGCGATCACGCCGATCTTCTACGCGTTCCGCGAGCGCGAGGAGATCCAGGCCGTCATGGAGGAGGTCTCCGGCGGCCGCATGCACTACATGTTCAACCGCGTGGGCGGTCTGAAGGAGGACCTGCCGGCGGGCTGGCTCGGCCGGGTCGCGGCCGCTGTGGCTGCGGTGCGCCGTCGGCTGCCTGACCTCGAGGGCATGCTCGTGGGCAACGAGATCCTGCGGGCGCGCACGCGCGGGGTGGGCGTGCTGTCGCGCGAGCTCGCTGCGGCGTACGGCGTCAGCGGCCCGATCGCGCGCGCGAGCGGCCTCGACCTCGACCTGCGCCGCGACGAGCCGTACCTCGCATACGGCGAGCTGTTCGGGCCCGGCGGCCCGGGCCGGGTGGTCACGCGCACCGAGGGCGACGCGTTGGCCCGGCTCGAGTGCCTGCTGGAGCAGGTGCACGTCTCGCTCGACCTGGCGGAGGCCTGCGTCGACCGGCTCGCGGCGCTGCCGGCGGGGCCGGTGAACGTGCGGCTGCCCAAGGTGCTGAGGGTGCCGGAGGGGCACAGCTACACCTGGACCGAGAACCCGCTGGGCATCAACGCCTACTACCTGGTGTCGCGCGGCGACAAGGTGCCGTGGCGGCTGAAGCTGCGCACGGCGTCCTTCGCGAACGTCCAGGTGCTCTCGCGGCTGCTGCCCGGCTGCCTCATCGCCGACATGGTGTCGGTGCTGGGCTCGATGTTCTTCGTCGTCGGCGACGTCGACAAGTAGCCCCTCACCCCGCCGACCTCGCGCAGATACCCGCCATTTCCCGGTGAAACGGGCGCATTGACGCCCGCACCAGCCGGAGAATGGCGGGGATCTGCGAGACGCGGTCAGGCGGTGTGGCGGNGCCGGGTCGCCGGCCGCGAGCTGTGCGGTCACTTGCGCCTCGCGAGCCTGGTCGACCTCGGCGAACACCGCCGACTCGGCGTCCTCGGCCGTCGCCGGGCCGAGGGCCTCGGCCACTGGGAGGGGGAAGAGCTTGATCACCGGGTGGGGCACGGTGTCGACCAGCGGGTCGGCGCTGTGAGCCACCGGGACGACGGCGAGCCGGGTACCCGAGACGAGCGTCACCGGCGCGGGGACCGTCGGCACCGCGGCGAGCGCCTCACCCGGAGTACGCGGCGCCGAGACGCTGGCGGGCAGGCCGAGCGCCGCCGCTTCGAGGCGGTGCCTACCGTGGTAGCCGCGCCCGAGGGCAGCAGCGATCACCGCACTGACGAGCCGCCAGCGCAGAGAACGAGTACCCCGGTGCCTACCAATCACGACACGAAGCGTACTGCGTCACAGCAGTCACATCTGTCACCCGATTGTCGGCGTGTCGCGCTCGACCGGGCACGCAGAGTCACCGTGACAGGATCGGGCGATGACCTCCTCGCGTGACTCCGCGGCCACCGCCCTCGCCGTCACCGACTGGCGGCGCCGGGTCCACGACCTCTACCGCGAGGTCCGCGAGGCCGGCGACCCCGCCGAGGCGCACACCCGCTGGGTGCGCGGCCGCGACGAGCTGTTCGCCACGCACCTCGCGACGCCGCTCCTGCCCGAGCACCGCGCCGACTTCGCCGGGCTGGTCGTGACCGACTACGACCCGCGCTACCGCTTCGAGGCGAGCATCGAACCGGCTGACGCCGGACCCGACGCCTTCACCGCCACGACCGGCACGGACGGTGAGGTGCCGTACGAGCGGTTGGGACGGGTGCGCCTGCAGGCACCGGACGGCGAGGTCAGCCTCGACGTGTGGCGCCTGGCGTCGTACGGCGGTGGGCTGTTCGTGCCGGTGCGCGACGCCACGTGCGGCCGCAGCGCCTACGGCGGTGGCCGCTACGTGCTCGACACCGTCAAGGGAGCCGACCTCGGTGCCGGCGCTGGCGAGGGCACCGTGGTGATCGACCTGAACTTCGCGTTCAACCCCTCCTGCGCCTACGACCCCGCGTGGGCCTGCCCGCTCGCACCCGCCGGCAACACGACCGCGGTGCCACTCCCCGTCGGGGAGCAGCACCGCGGGCCGTGGGTGCAGGCGTGATCAGCCGGCGGCCAGCGAGCCGTCCGAGCTGAAGACCAGGCCCAGCGCGATCTCCCCCTGCTTCAGGGCGT containing:
- a CDS encoding methyltransferase domain-containing protein encodes the protein MGRHERLASLAQLDRDGLVVADLGCGTGRTVRKLLETTPAPATVHAVDHGSDLDDDLLHDSRVVSRVADLDAPLPFDDATIDRIVSMNVAENLLDPPGFLRECFRVLRPGGLAVIGHTDFDTALFTSDDDALTRLLVDRFVGVVPSWQSRADGFMGRKLLRLAADSPFELADVRSWADPHRRFDEGSLAWKIAMGMLAAAADDEELSARAGGWVESVRRLADQGRFLFAITDVVVVLRRP
- a CDS encoding SAM-dependent methyltransferase, encoding MTFVAWDVAWHEALYGRNGFYRRPGGPAAHFRTSVHASDLFADALLRLAQRAGLGRVVDIGSGRGELLMSLRRSAAARGIAVELIGCDVVDRPPDLAPDVIWAQSDGGADVPEALRPWLRGALVVAHEWLDDVPCPVVERADDLTWRVVEVDASTGRERLAGPVGPRENHWLERWWPSVDPHAGDRAEVGTSRDDAWGSLVRQATDALLLAVDYGHDRETRPPRGTLTGYRDGTVCPPVPDGSCDVTAHVAVDALAAAGERAGAVSSHGTTQREALLGLGVDGSLPSPATAAGDPLSYLRAVSAASHAGELLDRAGLGAFRWLMQSTAHDRAEPRTLLHSA
- a CDS encoding cytochrome P450, coding for MTATAPTSPDTSLEPLRAAFDVRDPAFIADPYSAFDEARRQGSLLWHEGLGQAVTLTHRAADVVLRERRLGRVFAPRAPESDWGTFNWLHADSILDSEPPKHTRLRRLVAAAFGRGHVERLRPRVAELAEGLLDECDVALADSGSFDVIGDYAEPLPVLVIAELLGWPETDQHLLRPWSQAIVRMYEVDRTPQQEAAARAACGEFAAYVQELAAARRADPRNDLVTHLVQVRDGGDKLDDHELIATVVLLLNAGHEASVNGFGNGLVSLLSAPDQLETLRRNVSDSSLVALGVEEMLRHDSPLHLFERTATQDVELELPDRTVRIPQGHKVAALLGAANRDPDVFADADRFVVDRAPNPHLAFGAGIHFCLGAPLARLELQTSLPALLRRYPALELAAKPTRRPTFVLRGYESVPVRG
- a CDS encoding PH domain-containing protein; its protein translation is MSAPTEGGAGPVTGDVTADDTADGTWHRLHPLTPLVRGWKVVAVLVAVIAQQRGDELVSHGLPSRQEALISLAVIAGAALVGGVYALLAWQRAAYRVEGDTLQLHTGVLFRQQRQARLDRLQAIDVVRPLLARFFGLAELKLEVAGGKDSAISLSLLREADAQQLRNTLLARAAGVEYVGQVAPEAPEHEVLTVSVPTTLESFARSGVSVVAVLALAAGVVTVAVTREPAVLAGFLPVVLGVGGTAWARFTSAFGFRVATSPDGIRLHHGLLTTRAQTVPPGRVQVVRLRQPLLWRSRDWWKLEVNVAGYSGGRGGSDAGQDSAGQENVLLTVGSRAEALLVLRLALPALAPSLTEDAAGPTMRAIKAGLTGTDTAGGFVVAPRRTRWIDPIGWRRHGVSVLDDVLLMRRGVLVRELDVVPHARTQSLGVRQGPLQRRLGVATFEVHSTQGPIAPSVAHLPTDVAGDLLDQQAERGRAARARRGDLDQGRWMQAPGGPR
- a CDS encoding PH domain-containing protein, which codes for MDPFAPDDVTWHPVSDRLATGRRLVVGVVCAVVAIAVVAAAVLSAVSWLLALVAVPVLALAWAWWLIGRQVRAIGYVERADDLLVRHGVMFRNIVVVPYGRMQFVDVAAGPLARKLGYSSVQLHTASPGTDASIDGLVPDEAARLRDRLAQRGEARLAGL